In Humulus lupulus chromosome 6, drHumLupu1.1, whole genome shotgun sequence, a single genomic region encodes these proteins:
- the LOC133784957 gene encoding uncharacterized protein LOC133784957, with protein MPNYVKFMKDILTKKKRLGEFETVTLTKECSSFLQNKLPPKMKDPGSFTIPCTIGNSYCGMALCDLRASINLMPMSIFKQLGIGEVRHTTVTLQLADRSLAHPDGKIEDVLVRVDKFIFPADFIVLDYEADREVPIILGRPFLATGRTLIDVQKGELTMRVQDEKVTFNFFKAMRFPDEVEECSVVLVVDSLASREFETSNVGDPLERLFLFDSYNEEDEEEYLAWLEANSQGLRTRNRFHSLELSSREFKAPKPSIEEPPELELKFFPLHL; from the coding sequence atgcccaactatgtgaagttcATGAAAGACATCCTTACAAAGAAGAAAAGATTGGGGGAATTTGAGACAGTGACTCTTACCAAGGAGTGTAGCTCATTCTTGCAAAACAAGCTGCCACCGAAGATGAaagatcctgggagtttcaccATTCCATGCACCATTGGTAATTCTTATTGTGGCATGGCTTTATGCGATTTGCGTGCAAGCATTAACTTGATGCCAATGTCTATTTTCAAGCAATTGGGGATTGGAGAAGTTAGGCATACTACAGTTACTCTTCAATTAGCAGATAGATCTCTTGCTCATCCGGATGGGAAGATTGAAGATGTATTGGTAAGGGTAGACAAATTCATATTCCCTGCTGATTTTATTGTGTTAGACTATGAGGCAGATAGAGAGGTGCCCATCATCTTGGGGAGGCCGTTTCTTGCGACAGGAAGAACTTTAATAGATGTGCAGAAGGGGGAGCTGACTATGAGGGTCCAAGATGAAAAGGtgacttttaatttttttaaagctATGAGATTTCCTGATGAGGTTGAGGAATGCTCAGTGGTTTTAGTGGTAGATTCTTTGGCATCAAGGGAGTTTGAGACGAGTAATGTTGGTGATCCATTAGAGAGGTTATTTTTGTTCGATTCATACAatgaggaagacgaggaggagtACTTAGCTTGGCTGGAGGCTAATTCTCAAGGGTTAAGAACAAGAAACCGATTTCATTCATTGGAGTTGTCGTCTAGGGAGTTCAAAGCTCCTAAACCATCCATTGAAGAGCCACCTGAGTTGGAGCTGAAATTTTTTCCATTGCATTTGTGA